A genomic stretch from Desulfolutivibrio sulfodismutans DSM 3696 includes:
- the hemA gene encoding glutamyl-tRNA reductase, translating into MQYTIHLFGLNHKTADVEVREAFALADGGILERALVSRESPIREALVLSTCNRVEILVSGAPEAEVASLVLSRWAGHCNRDAARLSPHIYAHAGTEAVEHVFRVASGLDSMVLGEPQILGQMKDAYRRAVGNGSTGVILNRLLHKAFSTAKKVRTATGIGASAVSISYAAVELAKRIFGETAGKKAMLIGAGEMAELAATHLLTAGISHLYVANRTFSRAVELAERFHGTAIPFENLAEHLPEADIVISSTGAPQAIIRARDIKDVLKKRRQRPMFFIDIAVPRDIDPDVNGLDNVYLYDIDDLREVVEENLAQRKEEATRAGEIVREQVESFSHWLKALDLSPTIVDVLRYGEDIAKKELCKTLRRLGPDVSPETAKALECLALSISHKILHEPIVFLKRRSRENAGERFLDLIRRVFDLDKETVPEDAHGRGADDPACGCEDEISNKAGASCVPTSSRN; encoded by the coding sequence ATGCAATACACTATTCATTTGTTCGGCTTAAACCACAAGACGGCGGACGTGGAGGTGCGAGAGGCCTTTGCCCTGGCCGACGGCGGCATTCTGGAGCGGGCTCTGGTTTCCCGGGAAAGCCCCATCCGCGAGGCCCTGGTCCTGTCCACCTGCAACCGGGTGGAGATATTGGTGTCCGGGGCTCCCGAGGCCGAAGTGGCCTCCCTGGTCTTGTCGCGCTGGGCCGGACACTGCAACCGGGATGCAGCGCGGCTTTCCCCGCACATTTACGCCCACGCCGGGACCGAAGCCGTGGAGCATGTCTTCCGGGTGGCCTCGGGCCTGGACTCCATGGTCCTTGGCGAGCCCCAGATCCTGGGCCAGATGAAGGACGCCTACCGTCGGGCCGTGGGCAACGGCTCCACGGGGGTGATCCTCAACCGGCTGTTGCACAAGGCCTTCTCCACGGCCAAAAAGGTCCGCACGGCCACGGGCATCGGGGCCAGCGCCGTGTCCATCAGCTATGCCGCCGTGGAGCTGGCCAAACGCATCTTCGGGGAGACGGCCGGGAAAAAGGCCATGCTCATCGGGGCCGGGGAAATGGCCGAATTGGCCGCCACCCACCTTCTGACCGCGGGCATCTCCCACCTGTACGTGGCCAACCGGACCTTTTCCCGGGCCGTCGAGTTGGCCGAACGCTTCCATGGCACGGCCATCCCCTTCGAAAACCTGGCCGAACATCTGCCCGAGGCGGACATCGTCATCAGCTCCACCGGCGCGCCCCAGGCCATCATCCGGGCCCGGGACATCAAGGACGTGCTCAAAAAACGGCGGCAGCGGCCCATGTTTTTCATCGACATCGCCGTGCCCCGGGACATCGACCCCGACGTCAACGGCCTGGACAACGTCTACCTCTACGACATCGACGACCTGCGCGAGGTGGTGGAGGAAAACCTGGCCCAGCGCAAGGAAGAGGCCACCCGGGCCGGAGAGATCGTGCGGGAGCAGGTGGAAAGCTTCTCCCACTGGCTCAAGGCCCTTGACCTGAGTCCCACGATCGTGGATGTTTTGCGCTATGGAGAAGACATCGCCAAAAAGGAATTGTGCAAGACCCTGCGCCGCCTGGGGCCGGACGTATCGCCCGAGACGGCCAAGGCCCTGGAATGCCTGGCGTTGTCCATAAGCCACAAGATTCTCCATGAGCCCATCGTGTTTCTCAAACGGCGCTCCAGGGAAAACGCCGGGGAACGATTTCTTGATCTGATCCGCCGGGTGTTCGACCTGGACAAAGAAACTGTCCCCGAAGACGCCCATGGCCGGGGCGCGGACGACCCGGCCTGCGGCTGCGAAGACGAAATATCCAACAAAGCGGGTGCGTCATGCGTTCCTACCTCATCGAGGAACTGA
- a CDS encoding adenylate kinase codes for MNILIFGPNGSGKGTQGSLVKKKFNQAHIESGAIFREHIGGGTELGKKAKAYIDKGELVPDDITIPMILSTLKDKGKDGWLLDGFPRNIVQAQKLWEALQAAGMKLDYVIEILLPRQIAKDRIMGRRLCANDANHPNNIFIDAIKPKGDECRVCGGALKTRSDDQDEDAINKRHDIYYDTKTGTLAAAYFYKDLAAKGQTKYIELNGEGSIDSIKETLLAKLS; via the coding sequence GTGAATATCCTGATTTTCGGACCCAATGGCAGCGGTAAGGGAACCCAGGGTTCCCTGGTGAAAAAGAAATTCAACCAGGCCCATATCGAATCCGGCGCGATCTTCCGCGAGCACATCGGCGGCGGCACGGAGCTGGGCAAAAAGGCCAAGGCATACATCGACAAGGGCGAACTCGTCCCCGACGACATCACCATTCCTATGATCCTATCCACTTTGAAGGATAAGGGCAAGGACGGATGGCTGTTGGACGGCTTTCCGCGCAACATCGTCCAGGCCCAGAAGCTGTGGGAGGCCCTGCAGGCCGCGGGCATGAAGCTGGACTACGTCATCGAGATCCTTTTGCCCCGCCAGATCGCCAAGGACCGCATCATGGGCCGCCGCCTGTGCGCCAATGACGCCAACCACCCCAACAACATCTTCATCGACGCCATCAAGCCCAAGGGCGACGAGTGCCGGGTGTGTGGCGGCGCGCTGAAGACCCGTTCCGACGACCAGGACGAGGACGCCATCAACAAGCGCCACGACATCTACTACGACACCAAGACCGGCACCCTGGCCGCCGCCTATTTCTACAAGGATCTGGCCGCCAAGGGACAGACCAAATACATCGAGCTCAACGGCGAAGGCAGCATCGACTCCATCAAGGAGACCCTGCTGGCCAAGCTTTCCTAG
- a CDS encoding inositol monophosphatase family protein, whose amino-acid sequence MQDLLARAAAIVQSAGDIIRDQWDRKKDIRKKGRIDLVTQTDTAVERFLVEELGRLLPGSAFLAEESAATTVPGPRTWIIDPIDGTTNYAHGFPFVCTSVALWDGDKVALGVVHAPMLGETFLAAAGLGASCNGRPMRVSRTAHLADALVATGFPYAIEAHMADILVELERVLAATQGVRRPGSAALDLAYTAAGRFDAFYEKALNPWDTAAGWLLVAEAGGCVTQYLPNAPYDLKAPTILATNGHLHAALLDLLTPAP is encoded by the coding sequence ATGCAGGATCTTCTCGCCCGGGCCGCCGCCATCGTGCAAAGCGCCGGTGACATCATCCGCGACCAGTGGGACCGCAAAAAAGACATCCGCAAAAAGGGCCGCATCGATCTGGTCACCCAGACCGATACGGCCGTGGAACGCTTTCTGGTGGAGGAACTCGGCCGCCTGCTCCCGGGAAGCGCCTTTCTGGCCGAGGAATCCGCGGCCACGACCGTTCCCGGTCCCCGGACCTGGATCATCGACCCCATCGACGGCACCACCAACTACGCCCACGGCTTTCCCTTCGTGTGCACCTCCGTGGCCCTGTGGGACGGGGACAAGGTGGCCCTGGGCGTGGTGCATGCCCCCATGCTGGGGGAAACCTTCCTGGCCGCTGCCGGGCTCGGGGCCTCCTGCAACGGCCGCCCCATGCGCGTCTCCCGGACAGCGCACCTGGCCGACGCCCTGGTGGCCACGGGATTTCCCTACGCCATCGAGGCCCACATGGCCGACATTTTAGTTGAACTGGAACGGGTGCTGGCAGCCACCCAGGGCGTGCGCCGCCCTGGTTCGGCCGCCCTGGACCTGGCCTATACCGCGGCCGGACGTTTCGACGCCTTCTACGAAAAGGCCCTCAACCCCTGGGACACGGCCGCCGGATGGCTTTTGGTGGCCGAGGCCGGGGGATGCGTCACCCAGTACCTCCCCAACGCCCCGTATGACCTGAAGGCCCCGACCATCCTGGCCACCAACGGCCACCTGCATGCCGCGCTCCTCGACCTTTTGACCCCTGCCCCCTGA
- a CDS encoding rod shape-determining protein, producing the protein MRSLFSRMFNFLGKDLAMDLGTANTLLYVQSQGIVLNEPSVVAIDNRTNSLMAVGAEAKEFLGRTPDRIRAIRPMKDGVIADFEVTRAMIAFFIRKVIHGFRFAKPKIVICVPTGITQVEKRAVIESAQLAGARDVRLVEEPMAAAIGAGLPIERPTGNMVVDIGGGTTEVAVISLSTIAYAESVRVAGDEMNETIQRYVQDQFQVLIGENLAEEIKITIGSAMPLPEPKTMEISGKSLLDGTPQNVTISDGHIREAIKDPVNIIVAAVLKALEKTPPELVGDIARNGLLLAGGGALLNGLDRLIVQETNLSVFVDDDPLTTVVRGTGKTLDDRERFANVFIN; encoded by the coding sequence ATGCGCAGCTTGTTTTCCCGGATGTTCAATTTCCTCGGCAAGGATCTGGCCATGGACCTGGGCACGGCCAACACCCTTTTGTATGTGCAAAGCCAGGGCATTGTCCTCAATGAGCCCTCGGTGGTGGCCATCGACAACCGCACCAACAGCCTCATGGCCGTGGGCGCCGAGGCCAAGGAGTTTCTGGGGCGCACCCCGGATCGCATCCGGGCCATCCGGCCCATGAAAGACGGGGTCATCGCCGATTTCGAGGTCACCCGGGCCATGATCGCCTTTTTCATCCGCAAGGTGATCCACGGCTTCCGCTTCGCCAAGCCCAAGATCGTCATCTGCGTGCCCACGGGCATCACCCAGGTGGAAAAGCGCGCCGTCATCGAGTCCGCCCAACTGGCCGGGGCCCGGGACGTGCGGCTGGTGGAGGAGCCCATGGCCGCCGCCATCGGCGCGGGGCTGCCCATTGAGCGTCCCACCGGGAACATGGTTGTGGACATTGGCGGCGGCACCACCGAGGTGGCCGTCATTTCGCTTTCCACCATCGCCTATGCCGAGTCCGTGCGCGTGGCCGGCGACGAGATGAACGAAACCATCCAGAGGTACGTCCAGGACCAGTTCCAGGTGCTCATCGGCGAAAACCTGGCCGAGGAGATAAAGATCACCATCGGGTCGGCCATGCCCCTGCCCGAACCCAAGACCATGGAAATTTCCGGGAAAAGCCTCCTCGACGGCACCCCGCAAAACGTCACCATTTCAGACGGCCACATCCGCGAGGCCATCAAAGACCCGGTCAACATCATCGTGGCCGCCGTGCTCAAGGCCCTGGAGAAAACCCCGCCCGAACTGGTGGGCGACATCGCCCGAAACGGACTGCTCCTGGCCGGGGGCGGGGCCCTGCTCAATGGCCTGGACCGGCTCATCGTGCAGGAGACCAACTTAAGCGTCTTCGTGGACGACGATCCCCTGACCACCGTGGTGCGCGGCACCGGCAAGACCCTGGACGACCGGGAACGCTTCGCCAACGTGTTCATCAACTAG
- a CDS encoding GAF domain-containing protein, with protein MADTAFYHKLMALALNVFDAYSAVLFLPDPDSEDCRVAAHYSLGDDVKADVVISPGMGLAGWIIRNQKPLLVGNFDQKRGFLGYYDQKDEARIRAFMGCPVPLCGGAVCLDSRKTFTFGEKDQKILGQFADIAASHVMAERQRAEDARDARYYRALATISGLRRSHPTWPAFQAALLGALSETTGFAACFLAVRDESGQGYYLEGPSRGVFEHPLDAPKKFTMGQGLIGWVFKNNSPAFVGDGESCAAPAPLFGKDVPATEFRSVICLPLAFARRSRAVLVLADERPLGFGQDIKDFARMTSEYLVLFLENLHLKSRLSHGPS; from the coding sequence ATGGCCGACACCGCGTTTTACCATAAGCTCATGGCCCTGGCCCTCAACGTTTTCGACGCTTATTCGGCCGTGCTTTTTCTGCCCGATCCGGACTCCGAGGACTGCCGGGTGGCGGCCCACTACAGCCTGGGCGACGACGTGAAGGCCGATGTGGTCATCTCCCCGGGCATGGGCCTGGCCGGATGGATCATCCGCAACCAAAAACCCCTTTTGGTGGGGAATTTCGACCAGAAACGGGGTTTCTTAGGCTATTACGACCAAAAAGACGAAGCCCGCATCCGGGCCTTCATGGGCTGCCCCGTGCCCCTGTGCGGCGGCGCCGTGTGCCTGGACAGCCGCAAGACCTTCACCTTCGGGGAAAAAGACCAGAAAATCCTGGGGCAGTTTGCGGACATCGCCGCCAGCCATGTCATGGCCGAACGACAGCGTGCCGAGGACGCCCGGGACGCCCGCTATTACCGGGCCTTGGCGACCATAAGCGGCCTGCGCCGGAGCCACCCCACCTGGCCCGCCTTCCAGGCCGCGCTGCTTGGCGCCCTCTCCGAAACCACGGGGTTTGCTGCCTGTTTCCTGGCCGTGCGTGACGAGTCAGGACAGGGCTATTACCTCGAAGGCCCCAGCCGGGGGGTGTTCGAGCATCCCCTGGATGCTCCCAAGAAATTCACCATGGGACAGGGCTTGATCGGCTGGGTGTTCAAGAACAATTCTCCGGCCTTTGTGGGCGACGGGGAGTCCTGCGCCGCCCCGGCCCCGCTTTTCGGCAAGGATGTTCCGGCCACGGAATTTCGTAGCGTGATCTGCCTGCCACTGGCTTTTGCCCGGCGTTCCCGGGCGGTCCTGGTCCTGGCCGACGAGCGCCCCCTGGGCTTTGGGCAGGACATCAAGGATTTCGCCCGCATGACCTCGGAATATCTGGTTCTCTTTCTTGAGAATCTGCACCTGAAAAGTCGTCTTTCCCACGGCCCGTCATAG
- the gcvT gene encoding glycine cleavage system aminomethyltransferase GcvT, whose protein sequence is MENLSTTPLTAHHQGLGAKIVPFAGFAMPVQYTSILAEHAHTRTKASIFDICHMGEFTVQGPGAAQALGRCVTQDVESLGVNKCRYGFLLNDAGGIIDDLIVYRLEDERFMVVVNASRIAPDFARLRTLLPEEILLEDISAQTAKIDLQGPVSHEVLARLLPGDWSQLKYFNCTWVTFEKLPLLVSRTGYTGELGYEFFLPAYKALALWEKLLADPDVKPAGLGARDTLRLEMGYPLYGQDLDEEHTPSEAGYASLLKPGAFMGSAGAGLVRERLIALAVPGRRSARHNDLVLCDGVQAGRVTSGSFSPSLGHGIALAYVAMDDAEKTDFTIKAAKTELAASRTELPFYKEGTARKKLG, encoded by the coding sequence GTGGAAAACCTGTCCACCACGCCCTTGACCGCGCATCACCAAGGCCTGGGAGCCAAAATCGTCCCCTTCGCCGGGTTCGCCATGCCGGTGCAATACACGTCCATCCTGGCCGAACACGCCCACACCAGAACCAAGGCCTCCATCTTCGATATCTGCCACATGGGCGAATTCACGGTGCAAGGCCCCGGCGCGGCCCAGGCCCTTGGCCGCTGCGTCACCCAGGACGTGGAAAGCCTCGGCGTGAACAAATGCCGCTACGGATTCCTCTTAAACGACGCCGGCGGGATCATCGACGACCTCATCGTCTACCGCCTGGAGGACGAGCGGTTCATGGTCGTGGTCAACGCCTCGCGCATCGCCCCGGATTTCGCCCGGTTGCGCACGCTTTTGCCCGAAGAGATCCTGCTTGAGGACATCTCGGCCCAGACCGCCAAGATCGATCTCCAGGGACCGGTCTCCCACGAGGTGCTGGCGCGGCTTTTACCCGGCGACTGGTCGCAGCTCAAATACTTCAACTGCACCTGGGTCACCTTCGAGAAGCTGCCGCTTCTGGTCAGCCGCACCGGCTACACCGGCGAACTCGGCTACGAGTTCTTCCTTCCGGCCTACAAGGCCCTGGCCCTGTGGGAAAAACTCCTGGCCGACCCCGACGTCAAGCCCGCCGGACTCGGCGCCCGGGACACCCTGCGCCTGGAAATGGGCTACCCCCTCTACGGCCAGGATCTGGACGAGGAACACACCCCTTCCGAGGCCGGATACGCAAGCCTGCTCAAGCCCGGGGCCTTCATGGGCAGCGCCGGGGCCGGGCTGGTCCGGGAGCGCCTCATCGCCCTGGCCGTCCCCGGACGGCGCAGCGCCCGGCACAACGACCTCGTGCTCTGCGACGGCGTCCAGGCGGGCCGGGTCACCAGCGGCTCCTTCTCTCCCAGCCTGGGGCATGGCATCGCCCTGGCCTACGTGGCCATGGACGACGCCGAAAAAACCGACTTCACCATCAAGGCCGCCAAGACCGAACTCGCCGCCTCGCGCACGGAACTGCCCTTCTATAAAGAGGGAACGGCCCGGAAGAAGCTGGGATAG
- a CDS encoding 16S rRNA (uracil(1498)-N(3))-methyltransferase → MGRLDAFYLEPEGWREPYRLTGGEATHLVRVLRKKPGETVRLFDGLGREGEFRIVDVKKDKVALEVLSVGMEPEPEVQVWLAVGFAKSARRGATLEKAVELGAAGIIFWQAARSQGVMPGAVKETWRDQMIAAAKQCGAARLPGIRCISGGAAGVAAMGPDFDRRFVLWEAADAKARLEAGDMADPGRVLAVIGPEGGLAGDEVQTFLDAGFGPVSLGRRILRFETAALAVLALALLRPGGR, encoded by the coding sequence ATGGGCCGGTTGGATGCGTTTTATCTGGAGCCGGAAGGCTGGCGGGAGCCGTATCGGCTCACCGGCGGCGAGGCCACGCATCTGGTCCGGGTGCTGCGCAAGAAGCCGGGCGAGACGGTGCGCCTGTTCGACGGCCTGGGCCGGGAAGGCGAGTTCCGCATCGTTGACGTGAAAAAAGATAAGGTTGCGCTTGAAGTCTTGAGCGTGGGCATGGAACCGGAACCGGAAGTCCAGGTCTGGCTGGCCGTGGGCTTCGCCAAGTCGGCCCGGCGCGGCGCGACCCTGGAAAAGGCCGTGGAGCTCGGGGCCGCCGGGATCATCTTCTGGCAGGCGGCACGCAGCCAGGGCGTCATGCCCGGGGCGGTCAAGGAGACGTGGCGCGACCAGATGATCGCCGCCGCCAAGCAGTGCGGGGCGGCACGGCTGCCCGGGATACGCTGCATTTCCGGCGGAGCGGCCGGGGTGGCGGCCATGGGTCCGGACTTCGACCGCCGCTTCGTCCTGTGGGAAGCAGCCGACGCCAAAGCCAGGCTTGAGGCCGGGGACATGGCCGATCCAGGCCGGGTGCTGGCCGTAATCGGTCCCGAAGGAGGCCTGGCCGGAGACGAGGTGCAGACCTTTCTGGACGCCGGTTTTGGGCCCGTCAGCCTGGGCAGGCGGATATTGCGCTTCGAGACGGCGGCCCTGGCCGTGTTGGCCCTGGCCCTTTTGCGTCCCGGCGGGAGATGA
- a CDS encoding replication-associated recombination protein A has translation MSDKTPLAERIRPSTLDDFVGQGHLLSRAKTLLKSKRLPSLLLYGPPGCGKSTLAMVLAKSKGLPFLRVSAPEAGLAALRAQLPGHDILILDELHRFSKAQQDFFLPLLESGEIVLLATTTENPSFSVTRQLLSRMHVLRLRPLSHAELLRIAERGAGALSLELGRESLELMANMAMGDGRTLLNLLEYTAELTPENQTPENLRTALPEALMRGDRDGDAHYELASAFIKSIRGSDPDAALYYLACMLEGGEDPRFICRRLILSASEDVGLAEPMALPMAVSCAEAIDRVGMPEGFIPLAETAVFLALAPKSNSTYAAYLAAKKELGISGAKPVPLHLRNAATALQKQWGFGQGYKYPHSYPDAWVDQDYLPDELRGRRFYQAKDQGMEPRLAAKLSRLRKK, from the coding sequence ATGTCCGACAAGACCCCCCTGGCCGAGCGCATCCGGCCCTCCACCCTGGACGATTTCGTGGGCCAGGGGCACCTGCTGTCCCGGGCCAAGACCCTGCTCAAATCCAAGCGTCTGCCGAGCCTTCTGCTCTACGGCCCGCCCGGGTGCGGCAAATCCACCCTGGCCATGGTCCTGGCCAAATCCAAGGGCCTGCCCTTTCTGCGGGTCAGCGCCCCCGAGGCCGGCCTTGCGGCCCTGCGCGCCCAGCTGCCCGGCCACGACATCCTCATCCTCGACGAGCTGCACCGCTTCTCCAAGGCCCAGCAGGATTTCTTCCTGCCGCTTCTGGAGTCCGGCGAGATCGTGCTTCTGGCCACCACCACGGAGAATCCGTCCTTTTCCGTGACCCGGCAGCTTTTATCCCGAATGCATGTGTTGCGGCTTCGTCCCCTGTCCCATGCCGAGCTTTTGCGCATCGCCGAACGCGGGGCCGGAGCCCTGTCCCTGGAGCTGGGCAGGGAAAGCCTGGAACTCATGGCCAACATGGCTATGGGCGACGGCCGCACCCTGCTCAATCTCCTGGAATACACGGCCGAACTGACCCCCGAAAACCAGACCCCGGAGAACCTGCGCACGGCCCTGCCCGAGGCGCTCATGCGCGGCGACCGGGACGGCGACGCCCACTACGAGCTGGCCTCGGCCTTCATCAAGTCCATCCGGGGCAGCGATCCCGACGCGGCCCTGTATTATCTGGCCTGCATGCTCGAAGGCGGCGAAGACCCGCGTTTCATCTGCCGCCGCCTGATCCTGTCGGCCTCCGAGGACGTGGGCCTGGCCGAGCCCATGGCCCTGCCCATGGCCGTGTCCTGCGCCGAGGCCATCGACCGGGTGGGCATGCCCGAGGGGTTCATCCCCCTGGCTGAGACCGCCGTGTTCCTGGCCCTGGCCCCCAAGAGCAATTCCACCTATGCGGCCTATCTGGCCGCCAAAAAGGAGCTTGGCATCTCCGGGGCCAAGCCCGTCCCCCTGCATCTGCGCAACGCCGCCACCGCCCTGCAAAAGCAGTGGGGCTTCGGCCAGGGCTACAAATATCCCCATTCCTATCCCGACGCCTGGGTGGATCAGGACTACCTCCCGGACGAACTGCGCGGCCGCCGCTTCTATCAGGCCAAGGACCAGGGCATGGAGCCGCGTCTGGCCGCCAAACTTTCGCGCTTGCGAAAAAAGTAA
- the nadC gene encoding carboxylating nicotinate-nucleotide diphosphorylase — MGLAAFDDFFSGHARRYLLAAIELALSEDGPDLTSLAVFSPQDILRARIVAKEDSLVAGLPIVPLVLSALGALAACDLDFPVDEGARVDRGTVVCRLTGPAVAVLKSERVMLNFISHLSGIANLTARYVAALSGTNTRLLDTRKTLPGLRYPEKYAVTVGGGVNHRTNLADMLMLKDNHIDRAGGIPQAMAALRKAYENSMEIMPPVEIECRSLEEVVQAVAENPARIMFDNMDPPTMRRARALVPQGIETEASGGVDLDSIAAVAASGTDFVSVGRITHSAPAADFSMQLESIPRA, encoded by the coding sequence ATGGGTCTTGCCGCTTTCGACGACTTTTTTTCCGGCCACGCCCGCCGGTATCTTCTGGCCGCCATCGAACTGGCCCTGTCCGAGGACGGCCCGGACCTGACCTCCCTGGCGGTTTTTTCACCCCAGGACATCCTGCGCGCCCGCATTGTGGCGAAAGAGGACAGCCTGGTGGCCGGACTGCCCATCGTGCCCCTGGTGCTCTCCGCCCTGGGGGCTCTGGCCGCCTGCGACCTAGATTTCCCCGTGGACGAAGGCGCCCGCGTGGACCGGGGAACGGTGGTCTGCCGCCTGACGGGACCGGCCGTGGCCGTGCTTAAATCCGAACGGGTCATGCTCAACTTCATAAGCCACCTCTCGGGCATCGCCAACCTGACCGCACGCTACGTCGCGGCCCTGTCCGGCACGAACACCCGCCTTCTGGACACCCGCAAGACCCTTCCCGGGCTCAGGTATCCTGAAAAATACGCCGTCACCGTGGGCGGCGGCGTCAACCACCGCACAAACCTGGCCGACATGCTCATGCTCAAAGACAACCACATCGACCGGGCCGGGGGCATCCCCCAGGCCATGGCCGCCTTGCGTAAAGCATACGAAAACAGTATGGAAATAATGCCGCCGGTTGAGATCGAGTGTCGCAGCCTGGAGGAAGTGGTCCAGGCCGTGGCTGAAAATCCCGCCCGGATCATGTTCGACAACATGGACCCGCCCACCATGCGCCGGGCCAGGGCCCTGGTTCCGCAGGGCATCGAGACCGAGGCCAGCGGCGGCGTGGACCTGGATTCCATCGCGGCCGTGGCCGCATCGGGCACGGACTTCGTGTCCGTGGGCCGCATCACCCACTCCGCGCCCGCAGCGGATTTCAGCATGCAACTCGAGAGCATCCCCAGAGCATGA
- the nadA gene encoding quinolinate synthase NadA, whose product MNTTISSVIDRHRRRLGDRLAILAHHYQHDDIVRHADHVGDSLELSRKIADLTAEYIVFCGVFFMAETAAILAAPGQKVLIPDAKAACVMSDMAPHELVAVISRNLRSTGRTVVPLTYVNSSARVKAVCGRLGGSVCTSANADTMLAWALGQGDGVLFLPDRMLGANTCDRLGIPPEKRHILDIRRHGALIDHQAAAAADVLLWPGRCVIHDKFTAERIRAVRLEHPGALVAVHPECPPETVAAADAAGSTSFLIRYVENAPKGATIFIGTEENLVLRLAQRHAGEKTILPLRTSRCSNMAKITEEKLAAQLADIESQQPVAVPDEVREPAKTAVTRMLDVCAKRMNP is encoded by the coding sequence ATGAACACCACCATCTCCTCCGTCATCGACCGGCACCGTCGCCGCCTGGGCGACCGGCTGGCCATCCTGGCCCACCACTACCAGCACGACGACATCGTCCGCCACGCCGACCATGTCGGCGACTCGCTGGAGCTGTCGCGCAAGATCGCCGACCTCACCGCCGAATACATCGTGTTCTGCGGGGTGTTTTTCATGGCCGAAACCGCCGCCATCCTGGCCGCGCCGGGACAAAAGGTGCTCATCCCCGACGCCAAAGCCGCCTGCGTCATGTCCGACATGGCCCCGCACGAACTGGTGGCGGTCATCAGCCGGAATCTGCGCTCCACGGGCCGCACGGTGGTTCCCCTGACCTATGTCAATTCCTCGGCCCGGGTCAAAGCCGTGTGCGGCCGCCTGGGCGGCTCGGTATGCACCTCGGCCAACGCCGACACCATGCTCGCCTGGGCGCTTGGCCAGGGGGACGGCGTGCTCTTTCTGCCCGACCGCATGCTTGGGGCCAACACCTGCGACCGGTTGGGCATCCCTCCGGAAAAACGGCACATCCTTGACATCCGCCGCCACGGGGCGTTGATTGACCACCAGGCCGCTGCGGCGGCCGACGTGCTCCTGTGGCCCGGGCGGTGCGTCATTCACGACAAATTCACCGCTGAGCGCATCCGGGCCGTGCGGCTGGAGCACCCCGGGGCCTTGGTGGCCGTGCATCCCGAATGCCCGCCCGAGACCGTGGCTGCGGCCGATGCCGCCGGAAGCACGTCGTTTCTGATCCGGTATGTGGAAAACGCGCCGAAAGGGGCCACGATCTTTATCGGCACGGAAGAGAACCTGGTTTTGCGGCTGGCTCAACGGCACGCCGGGGAAAAGACCATCCTGCCGCTTCGGACCAGCCGGTGTTCGAACATGGCCAAAATCACAGAGGAAAAACTCGCGGCGCAACTGGCCGACATCGAATCGCAACAGCCGGTGGCCGTTCCAGACGAGGTTCGCGAACCGGCCAAAACGGCTGTGACCCGCATGCTCGACGTCTGCGCCAAACGGATGAACCCATGA